The following are from one region of the Rhipicephalus microplus isolate Deutch F79 chromosome 1, USDA_Rmic, whole genome shotgun sequence genome:
- the LOC142767761 gene encoding uncharacterized protein LOC142767761 isoform X2, translating to MLLCSSCTVPSKAQGGTAQGRLGANHASIATDPADPTWHPAATKRGSAGGATAEAQDVIRQKAGCDQAEALNFIKRWLPGSGDRCGGRKRRFREAFVVEQPDDPHSQSADYRLLAAAGFLPSHSSQGLDSTTVTVPPTQPDLQ from the exons atgctactttgctctagctgtacagtgccctccaaggctcaaggaggcaccgcacagGGAAGGCttggagcaaaccatgc ctctattgctacggatcctgcggatccaacttggcatccggcagcaacaaagagaggttctgcaggaggtgcgacagctgaagcacaag atgtcatccgccaaaaagcagggtgcgaccaggcggaggccctcaactttattaagaggtggctgccagggtctggtgatcgctgtgggggcaggaagcggcgcttcagagaagcatttgttgtggagcagcccgatgatccccactctcagagtgcagattatcggctgctcgcggcagctggcttcctgcccagccacagcagccagggccttgacagcaccactgtcactgtgcccccaacgcaacctgacctgcagtag
- the LOC142767761 gene encoding uncharacterized protein LOC142767761 isoform X1, producing MPLLLRILRIQLGIRQQQREVLQEVRQLKHKRKHLLQIGGRGLREIGVNAMKAVLAHDVQVLYSLHGRKEKRAFVNLRLCRLVTDVIRQKAGCDQAEALNFIKRWLPGSGDRCGGRKRRFREAFVVEQPDDPHSQSADYRLLAAAGFLPSHSSQGLDSTTVTVPPTQPDLQ from the exons atgc ctctattgctacggatcctgcggatccaacttggcatccggcagcaacaaagagaggttctgcaggaggtgcgacagctgaagcacaag cgcaagcacctcctgcagattgggggacgtggcctccgagaaattggtgtgaatgccatgaaggctgtattggcacatgacgtgcaagtgctgtacagccttcatggcagaaaagagaaaagggcctttgtgaacctgaggctctgtagattagtgacag atgtcatccgccaaaaagcagggtgcgaccaggcggaggccctcaactttattaagaggtggctgccagggtctggtgatcgctgtgggggcaggaagcggcgcttcagagaagcatttgttgtggagcagcccgatgatccccactctcagagtgcagattatcggctgctcgcggcagctggcttcctgcccagccacagcagccagggccttgacagcaccactgtcactgtgcccccaacgcaacctgacctgcagtag